The proteins below are encoded in one region of Sphingobium yanoikuyae:
- the lipB gene encoding lipoyl(octanoyl) transferase LipB: protein MTDPLPFPDVEWRSDAAPVDYPTALADMEARAAAIYEGEARERVWLLEHPPLYTAGTSADPAELIDPRFPVHDAGRGGRYTYHGPGQRIGYLNIDLRERGKDVRNFVHHLEGWMIDALADLGIAARRAEGRIGIWTDDRQGREAKIGALGIRVRRWVTLHGFSINVDPDLSHFGGIVPCGISEFPVTSIAALGGNASMEALDAALKAHFPAFLGRLRRCGSGDGTGLEQCGTAR, encoded by the coding sequence ATGACCGATCCCCTGCCCTTTCCCGACGTCGAGTGGCGCAGCGATGCCGCCCCCGTCGACTATCCGACCGCCCTTGCCGATATGGAGGCGCGGGCCGCCGCCATTTATGAAGGCGAAGCGCGCGAGCGCGTCTGGCTGCTGGAGCATCCGCCGCTCTATACCGCCGGCACCAGCGCCGATCCGGCCGAACTGATCGATCCCCGCTTTCCTGTCCATGATGCCGGACGCGGTGGACGCTACACCTATCATGGGCCGGGCCAGCGCATCGGCTATCTCAACATCGACCTGCGCGAGCGCGGCAAGGATGTGCGCAATTTCGTCCATCATCTTGAAGGCTGGATGATCGACGCGCTCGCCGACCTGGGCATTGCCGCCCGCCGCGCCGAAGGGCGCATCGGCATCTGGACCGACGACCGACAGGGGCGCGAGGCAAAGATCGGTGCGCTGGGCATTCGCGTCCGCCGCTGGGTGACGCTGCACGGCTTTTCGATCAACGTCGATCCCGACCTGTCCCATTTTGGCGGCATCGTGCCGTGCGGGATCAGCGAGTTTCCGGTGACCAGCATCGCCGCATTGGGCGGCAATGCCTCGATGGAAGCCCTTGATGCGGCGCTCAAGGCGCATTTCCCCGCCTTTCTCGGCCGGCTGCGGCGCTGCGGATCGGGCGACGGCACGGGACTTGAGCAATGCGGGACCGCCCGCTAG
- a CDS encoding GNAT family N-acetyltransferase gives MALTPVDPREIATIVTHLEMRERPKPAPIPPAPLRLVPWKTPDLATYRALFRRVGEPWLWFSRLVMPDAQLAAILHDPLVEVYAVTDPRGIEVGLLELDFRSPSQCELAFFGLVPSLNGKGLGKWLMAQAKSLAWRKGVERFWVHTCTLDSPAALGFYIKSGFTPYGREIETFADPRLLGLLPPEAAPQIPMFGQPADA, from the coding sequence GTGGCGCTGACCCCGGTCGATCCGCGCGAGATCGCGACCATCGTCACCCATCTGGAAATGCGCGAGCGACCGAAACCCGCGCCGATCCCGCCCGCGCCGCTGCGGCTGGTGCCATGGAAGACGCCGGACCTTGCCACCTATCGCGCTTTGTTTCGCCGGGTCGGCGAACCGTGGCTGTGGTTCTCGCGGCTGGTGATGCCGGACGCTCAGCTCGCGGCCATCCTGCATGATCCCCTGGTCGAGGTGTATGCCGTCACCGACCCGCGCGGGATCGAGGTCGGCCTGCTGGAGCTGGATTTCCGCAGCCCGTCACAATGCGAGCTGGCCTTTTTCGGGCTGGTGCCCTCGCTCAACGGCAAGGGGCTGGGCAAATGGCTGATGGCGCAGGCCAAGTCGCTCGCCTGGCGCAAGGGGGTGGAGCGCTTCTGGGTCCATACCTGCACGCTCGACAGTCCGGCTGCGCTCGGCTTCTACATCAAGTCGGGCTTCACCCCCTATGGCCGGGAGATCGAGACCTTCGCCGATCCGCGCCTGCTGGGCCTGCTGCCGCCCGAAGCGGCGCCGCAGATCCCGATGTTCGGTCAGCCGGCCGACGCCTGA
- the hemF gene encoding oxygen-dependent coproporphyrinogen oxidase, which produces MTPDIRFPLNPQQQAARAWFESLRDRICAEFEAIEREAGSDASFAYTPWDREAEGVAPGEGGGGVRGVMKGKVFEKVGVNISTVTGDLAPGFAQTIHGAADNPAFFATGISLVAHMANPHVPAVHMNTRFLNTTKNWFGGGADLNPPLPRNEDTADFHAVLQAACDAHDSAYYPRFKAWADDYFFIPHRGVHRGVGGIFYDHLECADDAAFDANFAFTRDVGDAFLAAFPPIVRRRMNEAWSEEEYRTMLEWRGRYAEFNLVHDRGTLFGLKTGGNIDAILMSLPPMASWS; this is translated from the coding sequence ATGACGCCTGACATCCGCTTCCCCCTGAACCCGCAGCAGCAGGCCGCCCGTGCCTGGTTCGAATCGCTGCGCGACCGGATCTGCGCGGAGTTCGAGGCGATCGAGCGCGAAGCCGGCAGCGACGCCAGCTTCGCCTATACCCCCTGGGATCGCGAGGCCGAAGGCGTAGCGCCGGGCGAAGGCGGTGGCGGCGTGCGCGGGGTGATGAAGGGCAAGGTCTTCGAGAAGGTGGGCGTCAACATATCCACCGTGACCGGCGATCTTGCCCCCGGCTTTGCCCAGACCATCCATGGCGCGGCCGACAATCCGGCCTTTTTCGCCACCGGCATCAGCCTGGTCGCGCATATGGCGAACCCGCATGTGCCGGCCGTCCACATGAACACCCGCTTCCTCAACACGACCAAGAACTGGTTCGGCGGCGGCGCCGACCTCAATCCGCCGCTGCCGCGTAACGAGGATACGGCGGATTTCCATGCAGTGTTGCAGGCCGCCTGCGACGCCCATGACTCTGCTTATTATCCGCGCTTCAAGGCCTGGGCCGACGACTATTTCTTCATCCCCCATCGCGGCGTGCATCGGGGCGTCGGCGGCATCTTCTACGATCATCTCGAATGCGCGGACGATGCCGCGTTCGACGCCAATTTCGCCTTCACCCGTGATGTCGGCGACGCTTTCCTGGCGGCCTTCCCACCAATCGTGCGGCGGCGGATGAACGAGGCGTGGAGCGAGGAAGAGTATCGCACCATGCTGGAATGGCGCGGCCGCTATGCCGAATTCAACCTGGTCCATGACCGCGGCACCCTGTTCGGACTCAAGACCGGCGGCAATATCGACGCGATCCTGATGAGCCTGCCGCCGATGGCAAGCTGGAGCTGA
- a CDS encoding tRNA (cytidine(34)-2'-O)-methyltransferase, with protein MRIALYQPEIAGNVGAILRLAACFAVPVDIIMPTGFAFSDARLKRAAMDYGTAAEVVRHANFEAFDAERRAAGRRLLLMSSHASERLPDVTFRSDDVLLMGSESAGVPDHVRDLADIRVRIPMAPGFRSLNIAVSTGIAVAEALRQTGSFPA; from the coding sequence ATGCGTATCGCTCTCTACCAGCCCGAAATCGCCGGCAATGTCGGCGCCATCCTGCGCCTCGCCGCCTGTTTTGCCGTCCCCGTCGACATCATCATGCCGACCGGATTCGCCTTTTCCGATGCCCGACTGAAGCGCGCGGCAATGGATTATGGCACAGCGGCCGAAGTCGTGCGCCACGCCAATTTCGAGGCGTTCGACGCGGAAAGACGGGCCGCCGGCCGCCGCCTGCTGCTGATGAGCAGCCACGCGTCGGAACGACTGCCCGATGTGACATTTCGCAGTGACGATGTCTTGCTGATGGGATCGGAAAGCGCGGGCGTGCCCGATCATGTCCGCGATCTGGCTGATATTCGCGTGCGCATTCCGATGGCGCCGGGCTTCCGCTCGCTCAACATCGCCGTTTCCACCGGCATCGCCGTTGCCGAGGCCCTTCGCCAGACCGGGAGCTTCCCCGCATGA
- the petA gene encoding ubiquinol-cytochrome c reductase iron-sulfur subunit, with the protein MANSEQVDGQGLSGEDGVRRRDFINIAAVSFAGVGAVGVILPLIDQMNPSADVLALASTEVDLSAIQPGQAIKTTFRSQPLFVRQLTDKEIAEADKVDPSTLRDPQTLAERTVDGKKQWLITMGVCTHLGCVPLGAGEGENRGEFGGYFCPCHGSSYDTAARIRKGPAPKNLEVPKYSFTSDTAILVG; encoded by the coding sequence ATGGCGAACTCAGAACAAGTTGACGGGCAGGGTCTATCCGGCGAAGACGGAGTGCGTCGCCGCGATTTCATCAATATCGCTGCGGTGAGCTTCGCAGGGGTGGGCGCCGTCGGCGTCATTCTCCCGCTCATCGATCAGATGAACCCCAGCGCCGACGTATTGGCGCTCGCATCGACCGAGGTCGATCTTTCCGCGATCCAGCCGGGCCAGGCGATCAAGACCACCTTCCGGTCGCAGCCGCTGTTCGTTCGCCAACTCACCGACAAGGAAATTGCCGAGGCCGACAAGGTCGACCCGTCCACGCTGCGCGATCCGCAGACGCTGGCGGAGCGGACGGTCGACGGCAAGAAGCAGTGGCTGATCACCATGGGCGTCTGCACCCATCTGGGCTGCGTGCCGCTGGGCGCGGGCGAGGGCGAAAATCGCGGCGAATTCGGCGGTTATTTCTGCCCCTGCCACGGTTCGTCCTATGACACGGCCGCCCGCATCCGTAAGGGGCCTGCCCCCAAGAATCTGGAAGTGCCGAAGTATAGCTTCACTTCCGACACTGCCATTCTTGTGGGTTGA
- a CDS encoding cytochrome b, translating to MSFPWAEHYTPKHPLMQWVDEKLPLPRLVYNAVGAGYPVPRNLNYFWNFGVLAGLALVIQIVTGVVMAMHYGANTLVAFGTVEQTMRDVNAGWLMRYAHANGASFFFIVVYLHIFRGLYFGSYKAPREMVWLLGLVIFLLMMATAFMGYVLPWGQMSYWGAKVITGLFGAIPVVGEPIQTWLLGGFAPGNASLNRFFSLHFLLPFVIAAVVILHIWALHIPGSSNPTGVEVKGPQDTVPFHPYYTAKDGFGAGVFLILFAILLFFAPNYLGHPDNYIEANPLSTPAHIVPEWYFWPFYAILRAFTVDFFFVPAKLLGVLAMFASILLLFFLPWLDTSPVRSGSYRPTFKTFFWILVLDVLILGYCGGAPAEEPYVMISQVAAAYYFAHFLIILPMIARFEKPLPLPNSITEAVLAKYAKADGEPAAVPAE from the coding sequence ATGAGCTTTCCATGGGCTGAACATTATACCCCCAAGCATCCGCTGATGCAGTGGGTCGACGAGAAGCTGCCGCTGCCGCGTCTCGTCTACAATGCCGTCGGTGCCGGCTATCCGGTGCCGCGCAACCTCAATTATTTCTGGAATTTCGGTGTCCTCGCCGGGCTGGCGCTGGTGATCCAGATCGTCACCGGCGTGGTCATGGCGATGCATTATGGCGCCAACACGCTGGTCGCCTTCGGCACTGTCGAACAGACGATGCGCGACGTGAATGCGGGCTGGCTGATGCGCTATGCCCATGCCAACGGCGCCAGCTTCTTCTTCATCGTCGTCTATCTGCACATTTTCCGCGGCCTTTATTTTGGCTCCTACAAGGCACCGCGCGAAATGGTCTGGCTGCTCGGCCTCGTCATCTTCCTGCTGATGATGGCCACCGCCTTCATGGGCTATGTCCTGCCCTGGGGGCAGATGAGCTATTGGGGCGCGAAGGTCATTACCGGCCTGTTCGGCGCGATCCCGGTGGTGGGCGAGCCGATCCAGACCTGGCTGCTGGGCGGTTTTGCGCCCGGCAATGCCTCGCTGAACCGCTTCTTCTCGCTCCACTTCCTGCTGCCCTTCGTGATCGCGGCGGTGGTGATCCTGCATATCTGGGCGCTGCATATTCCCGGCTCCTCCAACCCGACCGGTGTCGAGGTTAAGGGCCCCCAGGATACCGTGCCCTTCCATCCCTATTATACCGCGAAGGACGGTTTCGGGGCGGGCGTCTTCCTGATCCTGTTCGCGATCCTGCTGTTCTTCGCGCCCAATTATCTGGGCCACCCGGACAATTATATCGAGGCGAACCCGCTCTCGACCCCTGCGCATATCGTGCCCGAATGGTATTTCTGGCCCTTCTACGCGATCCTGCGCGCCTTCACCGTCGACTTCTTCTTCGTGCCGGCCAAGCTGCTGGGCGTGCTGGCGATGTTCGCATCGATCCTGCTGCTCTTCTTCCTGCCCTGGCTCGACACTTCGCCGGTGCGCTCGGGCAGCTATCGCCCGACCTTCAAGACGTTCTTCTGGATCCTGGTGCTCGACGTGCTGATCCTGGGCTATTGCGGCGGTGCGCCGGCGGAAGAGCCCTATGTGATGATCAGCCAGGTCGCCGCGGCCTATTATTTCGCGCATTTCCTGATCATCCTGCCGATGATCGCGCGCTTCGAAAAGCCGCTGCCGCTGCCCAATTCGATCACCGAGGCGGTGCTGGCCAAATATGCCAAGGCTGACGGCGAACCCGCCGCAGTCCCGGCTGAATAA
- a CDS encoding cytochrome c1: MVRIGAFLVGLFFAGWLLISFLVGAYSYVVEPPAKTVEHEFHLAPKHVSFSFDGPLGRYDNQQLQRGFQVFKEVCSACHSLKFVAFRDLAGIGYNEAEIKAIAKNWAIKTPSVDPATGEASTRDGIPADYFPSPFANNVAAAAANNNAIPPDLSLMTKARHHGSAYVYSLLTGFQEQPAELLKHFPDAKTPEGLHFNPYFANLNLAMAPPLSADGQVTYGDGTKPTIDQMSQDVAAFLTWTAEPKLENRRRAGVATILFLLIATGLAYMAYQNIWADKKKAA, from the coding sequence ATGGTACGCATCGGCGCATTCCTTGTCGGCCTCTTCTTCGCCGGCTGGCTGCTCATCTCCTTCCTCGTGGGTGCCTATTCCTACGTGGTGGAGCCCCCGGCCAAGACGGTGGAGCATGAGTTCCACCTGGCCCCCAAGCATGTCTCCTTCTCGTTCGACGGGCCGCTGGGACGTTATGACAATCAGCAGCTCCAGCGCGGCTTCCAGGTGTTCAAGGAGGTCTGCTCAGCCTGCCACAGCCTGAAGTTCGTCGCCTTCCGCGACCTGGCCGGCATTGGTTATAACGAGGCGGAGATCAAGGCGATCGCCAAGAACTGGGCGATCAAGACCCCCAGCGTCGATCCGGCGACGGGTGAGGCCTCGACCCGCGATGGCATTCCGGCCGATTATTTCCCGTCCCCCTTCGCGAACAATGTCGCGGCGGCGGCGGCGAACAATAATGCGATCCCGCCGGATCTCTCGCTGATGACCAAGGCGCGCCATCATGGTTCGGCCTATGTCTATTCGCTGCTGACGGGCTTCCAGGAACAGCCGGCCGAACTGCTCAAGCATTTCCCGGATGCCAAGACGCCCGAGGGGCTGCACTTCAACCCCTATTTCGCCAACCTGAACCTTGCCATGGCGCCGCCGCTGTCGGCCGATGGCCAGGTGACCTATGGCGACGGAACCAAGCCGACGATCGACCAGATGTCGCAGGACGTGGCCGCCTTCCTCACCTGGACGGCCGAGCCGAAGCTGGAAAACCGCCGCCGCGCGGGCGTGGCGACGATCCTCTTCCTGCTGATCGCCACGGGCCTTGCCTATATGGCCTATCAGAATATCTGGGCGGACAAGAAGAAGGCGGCCTGA
- a CDS encoding adenine phosphoribosyltransferase, translated as MSIDSLTALVRTIPDFPKPGIQFRDITTLLADGPGLAELIDQMAKVAGPLDPDLIVGVEARGFILGAALALKLGKGFVPVRKKGKLPGKTVGIDYVLEYGTDRLELHEGQVPQGARVLLVDDLIATGGTAQAAARLLREQGAQVLMALFAIDLPDLGGLAALEQDGVPSRAILLFEGD; from the coding sequence ATGAGCATCGACAGTCTGACCGCGCTGGTCCGCACCATCCCCGACTTCCCCAAGCCGGGCATCCAGTTCCGCGACATCACGACCCTGCTGGCTGACGGGCCGGGTCTGGCCGAGCTGATCGACCAGATGGCGAAGGTGGCAGGACCGCTCGACCCCGACCTGATCGTCGGCGTGGAGGCGCGCGGCTTCATCCTGGGCGCGGCGCTGGCGCTGAAGCTGGGCAAGGGTTTCGTGCCCGTCCGCAAGAAGGGCAAGCTGCCGGGCAAGACCGTCGGCATCGACTATGTGCTGGAATATGGCACCGACCGGCTGGAACTGCATGAAGGGCAGGTGCCGCAGGGCGCGCGCGTGCTGCTGGTCGACGACCTGATCGCCACCGGCGGGACGGCGCAGGCGGCGGCGCGGTTGCTGCGCGAGCAGGGCGCGCAGGTGCTGATGGCGCTGTTCGCGATCGACCTGCCGGATCTGGGCGGGCTTGCCGCGCTGGAGCAGGACGGTGTCCCCTCGCGCGCGATCCTGTTGTTCGAGGGCGACTGA
- a CDS encoding endonuclease/exonuclease/phosphatase family protein yields MAATSRFLHRFGACVAPLLLSACATPAPYRELSCSAAVAPALAAPDAQRITTTLSVLTYNIEGLGWPARSGRGPSLDQIAERLAAMRAAGTAPDVVLFQEMFSGSAKQAVADTGYPAIAAGPHRTTRARGSTKDKLPGKSHINRGEIGIHFSGSGLAVASRYPILLTQKRAYGRKSCAGLDCLSNKGIVLARIVMPGVPTPIDIYDTHMNSRGASRAPGPRNLAAHERQALEASAFIDASHDDAYPLIFGGDFNMRHSEPRWENFSRYQALNLVHRVCADAASGCDVRMSWDGDEPWMDTQDLQFFWPGDRVSVRPIRVEAMFDGGASGPELSDHDGFLVTYELSWPRGAAPQPGGC; encoded by the coding sequence ATGGCCGCTACTTCCCGCTTCCTCCACCGGTTCGGCGCCTGTGTGGCGCCGCTGCTGCTGTCGGCCTGTGCGACGCCGGCGCCCTATCGGGAATTGTCCTGTAGCGCGGCAGTCGCGCCTGCGCTCGCCGCACCGGATGCGCAGCGGATCACCACCACCCTGTCGGTGCTGACCTATAATATCGAGGGGCTGGGCTGGCCAGCACGCAGCGGGCGTGGGCCGTCCCTTGACCAGATAGCGGAGCGACTGGCCGCCATGCGCGCGGCGGGGACGGCACCCGACGTGGTGCTGTTCCAGGAAATGTTCAGCGGATCGGCAAAGCAGGCGGTGGCCGATACCGGCTATCCGGCAATCGCCGCCGGCCCGCATCGCACGACCCGCGCGCGTGGGTCGACCAAGGACAAGCTGCCGGGCAAATCGCATATCAATCGGGGCGAGATCGGCATCCATTTTTCCGGCAGTGGCCTCGCCGTCGCCTCGCGCTATCCGATTCTGCTGACGCAGAAGCGTGCCTATGGCCGCAAATCCTGTGCGGGCCTGGATTGCCTGTCGAACAAGGGGATCGTGCTGGCCCGCATCGTCATGCCCGGCGTGCCGACGCCGATCGACATCTATGACACCCACATGAACTCGCGCGGGGCTTCCCGCGCGCCCGGACCGCGCAACCTCGCCGCCCATGAACGGCAGGCGCTCGAAGCCTCGGCCTTCATCGATGCAAGCCATGACGACGCCTATCCGCTGATCTTCGGCGGCGATTTCAACATGCGCCATTCCGAACCGCGCTGGGAGAATTTCTCCCGCTATCAGGCGCTCAACCTGGTCCATCGCGTCTGCGCCGATGCCGCGTCAGGCTGCGATGTACGCATGTCCTGGGATGGCGACGAACCCTGGATGGACACGCAGGATCTGCAATTCTTCTGGCCGGGCGATCGGGTGTCGGTCCGTCCGATCCGGGTGGAGGCGATGTTCGATGGCGGGGCGAGCGGACCGGAACTGTCCGACCATGACGGCTTCCTCGTCACCTATGAACTGTCCTGGCCGCGCGGCGCCGCGCCCCAGCCGGGCGGCTGTTAA
- a CDS encoding 5'-methylthioadenosine/S-adenosylhomocysteine nucleosidase (Enables the cleavage of the glycosidic bond in both 5'-methylthioadenosine and S-adenosylhomocysteine), whose protein sequence is MTATCGMMGGRRVLFVMAIDAEYGPHLQARITPLMTGVGPVEAALAMAVTLDRMAQAGTLPDLVVSLGSAGSRVGMLGEVYQVASVSWRDMDASRLGFTKGVTPLIDHPVDIPLITPLEIRAMRLSTGANVVGGEEYAAIDADMVDMETFAIARACQRFDVPLMGLRGISDGPGELNDMLGWTQLLSLIDEKLAVAVDALGEAL, encoded by the coding sequence ATGACGGCGACATGTGGGATGATGGGCGGACGGCGGGTGCTGTTCGTGATGGCGATCGACGCCGAATATGGCCCGCATCTGCAAGCCCGGATCACCCCGTTGATGACTGGCGTCGGCCCGGTCGAGGCGGCACTGGCCATGGCCGTGACGCTCGACCGGATGGCGCAGGCGGGCACCCTGCCGGATCTGGTTGTATCGCTCGGCTCCGCCGGATCGCGGGTGGGCATGCTGGGGGAGGTCTATCAGGTCGCCAGCGTCTCCTGGCGCGACATGGATGCCTCTCGCCTGGGCTTCACCAAGGGGGTGACGCCGCTGATCGACCATCCGGTCGATATTCCGCTGATCACGCCGCTCGAAATCCGCGCCATGCGCCTGTCGACCGGCGCCAATGTCGTGGGCGGCGAGGAATATGCCGCGATCGACGCCGACATGGTCGACATGGAGACTTTTGCGATCGCCCGCGCCTGCCAGCGTTTCGACGTGCCGCTGATGGGGTTGCGCGGCATTTCCGATGGGCCGGGCGAGTTGAACGACATGCTCGGCTGGACGCAACTGCTCTCGCTGATCGACGAGAAGCTGGCAGTCGCGGTCGATGCCCTGGGCGAGGCGCTTTAA
- a CDS encoding DUF6961 family protein, producing MLDDWELWACAQQVIQQHKSDAPRHVAIRIGELAAAGDTDGVEAWSEIARRVDQLMDYRSGRPLSKQ from the coding sequence CTGCTAGACGACTGGGAACTATGGGCCTGCGCTCAGCAGGTGATCCAGCAGCACAAATCTGACGCGCCACGCCATGTCGCGATCCGCATTGGCGAGTTGGCCGCCGCCGGCGATACCGATGGCGTGGAAGCCTGGAGCGAGATCGCCAGAAGAGTTGATCAGCTGATGGACTATAGAAGCGGCCGGCCGCTCAGCAAGCAGTAG
- a CDS encoding helix-turn-helix domain-containing protein — translation MTPFGKMLRQERKDHGMLLGQLAEKLGVSTPYLSQVETGVKPATSTIVNKVINIFQLSKIDAEALTRAAAHSQAAEVGSITIDLHPDAGIRDRELASHLALSFNRLSPETKRRLRDMLKDESNG, via the coding sequence ATGACCCCTTTCGGTAAAATGCTTCGGCAGGAGAGGAAGGATCATGGAATGTTGCTGGGCCAGCTTGCTGAGAAGCTGGGAGTGAGCACGCCGTATCTGAGCCAAGTCGAAACCGGCGTGAAGCCGGCCACCTCGACCATCGTCAACAAAGTTATCAACATATTCCAGCTCAGCAAAATCGATGCTGAAGCCTTGACCCGTGCCGCTGCACATTCCCAGGCGGCTGAGGTTGGGAGCATCACCATCGACTTACATCCGGACGCAGGCATCCGAGATCGCGAACTCGCTTCACACTTGGCTCTGAGCTTCAACCGCCTGTCGCCCGAAACCAAGCGACGTTTGCGCGATATGCTTAAGGATGAGAGCAATGGATAA
- a CDS encoding ImmA/IrrE family metallo-endopeptidase, with product MDKIGSVQRRSEHQIERLAKMVRQELGVDPGSRLAMQPILEFALDDMIDGAYLRVASDGEMGGAEGRTDWHQPVITLSAGTYAALTKGNHRARMTAAHELGHLLMHTKQPVYYYRERTKDNRLDPEWQADTFAAALLMPADAFRKMKSVRQAMTAFGISRSAALRRARGLKMSIADDLVRRKSGGHKRKGSSSMNPTP from the coding sequence ATGGATAAGATAGGGAGCGTCCAACGGCGCAGCGAGCATCAGATCGAGCGCCTTGCTAAGATGGTCCGGCAGGAATTAGGCGTCGATCCAGGATCGCGGCTAGCGATGCAGCCGATCCTCGAGTTCGCCTTGGACGATATGATCGACGGGGCTTATCTAAGAGTAGCGAGCGATGGCGAGATGGGCGGTGCAGAGGGTAGGACCGACTGGCACCAACCGGTAATAACGCTCTCAGCTGGGACATACGCGGCGCTGACAAAAGGGAATCACCGCGCACGGATGACCGCCGCCCACGAGCTCGGTCATTTGCTCATGCACACTAAGCAGCCGGTCTATTATTATCGCGAGCGGACGAAAGACAACCGGTTAGATCCTGAATGGCAAGCAGACACATTTGCGGCAGCGTTGCTCATGCCGGCTGACGCCTTTCGAAAAATGAAGTCAGTTCGCCAAGCGATGACTGCCTTTGGAATTAGCCGCAGCGCTGCTCTGCGGCGGGCTCGAGGCCTGAAAATGTCGATCGCCGATGATTTAGTCCGACGCAAAAGTGGCGGACATAAAAGGAAAGGGTCGAGTTCGATGAACCCGACCCCTTAG
- a CDS encoding glycoside hydrolase family 108 protein, with amino-acid sequence MATINAIIEDVLANEGGYVNDPRDAGGETNFGITIATARANGYTGPMKTMTRDFARGVYVKQYVEAPGFDKIAAISPSIGAELVDTGVNMGPKVAAQFLQRALNGLNNQGKDYADLLVDGSAGQKTRDALTAFKKKRGAEGERRLLLLLNALQGERYLSLCEGRAANEAFLFGWLARIAA; translated from the coding sequence ATGGCAACCATCAACGCAATCATCGAAGACGTGCTGGCCAACGAGGGCGGCTATGTGAACGACCCGCGTGATGCAGGCGGCGAAACCAACTTCGGCATCACCATCGCAACGGCCCGTGCCAACGGCTACACTGGCCCGATGAAGACCATGACCCGTGACTTCGCGCGCGGCGTCTATGTGAAGCAGTATGTGGAAGCGCCTGGCTTCGATAAGATCGCGGCCATCTCGCCGTCGATCGGTGCCGAGCTGGTCGACACCGGCGTCAACATGGGGCCGAAGGTGGCGGCGCAGTTCCTCCAGCGCGCGCTCAACGGGCTGAACAATCAAGGCAAGGACTATGCTGATCTGCTGGTTGACGGATCAGCCGGGCAGAAGACCCGCGACGCGCTGACGGCCTTCAAGAAGAAGCGCGGCGCCGAAGGTGAGCGCCGTCTGCTGCTGCTGCTCAACGCCCTGCAGGGTGAGCGCTATCTATCCCTGTGCGAGGGCCGCGCAGCGAATGAGGCCTTCCTGTTTGGCTGGCTGGCGAGGATTGCGGCATGA